In Chlorogloeopsis sp. ULAP01, the following are encoded in one genomic region:
- the rplJ gene encoding 50S ribosomal protein L10: MGRTIENKKAIVSELKETLGESQLALVIDYQGLTVAEITDLRRRLRPTGTVCKVTKNTLMGIAIEEDEKWQPMSELLKGSSAFLLVKEDFSAAIKAYQDFQKATKKTELRGGVMEGRLLKEPDVKALGDLPSKEQLMAQIAGAINALATKIAVGVNEVPSSLARALQAYADKDKGGEEVSG, translated from the coding sequence ATGGGTAGAACCATAGAAAACAAAAAAGCGATCGTGAGTGAACTCAAAGAAACTTTGGGTGAGTCACAATTAGCACTGGTAATCGACTACCAGGGGCTAACGGTTGCTGAAATTACCGATTTGCGCAGGCGCTTGCGACCAACTGGCACTGTTTGTAAGGTAACAAAGAATACTCTGATGGGTATTGCCATCGAAGAAGATGAAAAATGGCAACCGATGTCGGAATTGCTCAAGGGTTCTTCCGCCTTTTTGTTAGTAAAAGAGGATTTCTCTGCTGCAATTAAGGCTTACCAAGATTTCCAGAAAGCTACCAAGAAGACAGAACTTCGTGGCGGCGTTATGGAAGGGCGTCTGCTCAAAGAACCAGATGTCAAAGCGCTGGGTGATTTACCTTCCAAAGAGCAACTTATGGCGCAAATTGCTGGAGCAATCAATGCTTTGGCAACAAAGATTGCCGTTGGAGTCAACGAGGTTCCCAGTTCGCTGGCTCGTGCTTTACAAGCATATGCCGACAAAGACAAAGGCGGCGAAGAAGTTAGTGGTTAA
- the rplL gene encoding 50S ribosomal protein L7/L12, which produces MSAATDEILEKLKTLSLLEAAELVKQIEEAFGVSAAAPAGGMMMMAAPGAAAAPAEAVEEKTEFDVILESVPADKKIAVLKVVREITGLGLKEAKDLVESAPKPVKEAIAKEAAEDAKKRIEEAGAKVSVK; this is translated from the coding sequence ATGTCCGCAGCAACTGATGAAATTTTGGAAAAATTGAAAACCCTAAGTTTGCTAGAAGCAGCTGAGTTAGTAAAGCAAATTGAAGAAGCCTTTGGTGTTAGTGCTGCTGCACCTGCTGGTGGCATGATGATGATGGCTGCTCCTGGTGCTGCTGCTGCACCTGCTGAAGCAGTAGAAGAGAAAACCGAGTTTGATGTAATTCTTGAATCTGTTCCAGCCGATAAGAAGATTGCTGTACTCAAGGTTGTACGGGAAATAACCGGTTTGGGTCTCAAAGAAGCAAAAGATTTGGTAGAATCGGCACCTAAGCCTGTTAAGGAAGCTATTGCTAAGGAAGCTGCCGAAGATGCTAAGAAGCGCATTGAAGAAGCTGGCGCTAAGGTGAGTGTGAAATAG